The following coding sequences lie in one Brevibacterium marinum genomic window:
- a CDS encoding thioesterase family protein — translation METFEYSPEVRWSDQDLLGHVNNARMITLIEECRVRWLHKEKAERITGGGMLVAHQSIDYLLPVMYGPELKLTLSVSKIGNSSFTVHTRGDQEGRQVFGSDVVLVHLDRETGRPAPIAEDIRGLLERYFAA, via the coding sequence GTGGAGACATTCGAGTATTCCCCAGAGGTCCGCTGGTCCGATCAGGACCTGCTCGGGCACGTGAACAATGCGCGCATGATCACGCTCATCGAGGAGTGCCGCGTCAGGTGGCTCCACAAGGAGAAGGCCGAGCGGATCACCGGCGGCGGCATGCTCGTCGCCCACCAGTCCATCGACTACCTCCTCCCGGTCATGTACGGCCCCGAGCTCAAGCTGACGCTGAGCGTGTCGAAGATCGGCAACTCCTCATTCACCGTGCACACGCGCGGTGATCAGGAGGGCAGGCAGGTCTTCGGCTCCGATGTCGTGCTCGTCCACCTCGACCGCGAGACCGGTCGGCCGGCTCCGATCGCCGAGGACATCCGCGGTCTCCTCGAGCGCTACTTCGCCGCCTGA
- a CDS encoding VOC family protein: MKLDAISIITANMPAAVQFYTSLGLDLVDGGADTPHTEFTSGSLRLLLDTENVILSIDPEWTRPTGGHKMSLAFDCSTAEAVDATFAQLTSSGSGSDPVAGVVHAPWDAFWGQRYAVISDPDDNTIDLFAAL; this comes from the coding sequence ATGAAACTCGACGCGATCTCAATCATCACCGCCAACATGCCGGCCGCAGTGCAGTTCTACACCTCGCTCGGCCTCGACCTCGTCGACGGCGGCGCGGACACCCCGCACACGGAATTCACCTCCGGCAGTCTCCGCCTCCTCCTCGACACCGAGAACGTCATTCTCAGCATCGACCCCGAGTGGACGAGGCCGACCGGTGGCCACAAGATGTCCCTGGCCTTCGACTGCTCCACCGCCGAGGCGGTCGATGCGACGTTCGCCCAGCTCACTTCCAGCGGGTCCGGTTCGGATCCCGTGGCGGGAGTCGTCCATGCACCCTGGGATGCGTTCTGGGGCCAGCGCTACGCCGTCATCTCCGATCCCGACGACAACACGATCGACCTCTTCGCAGCCCTCTGA
- a CDS encoding helix-turn-helix domain-containing protein translates to MYSETRIPSLRAALWASTPEPVLSSPSAEASSSDAAAVSAPSLIVPDGCMDLIVIDSEVVIAGADSTARTFAGASTRGAPAPIVGLRFDPGVLPQLLATSAAELADRVTPLDAVIGRLTTGAGQVRSVADPVSASDGHSHTSRLLAVAETLASRVDIDLRPLELATLLGVRQDQQRSDIAEVAARFAYSPRQLRRLSAEWFGYGPKHLSKVLRWQAARALIDAGRTRTAAAAAAGYADAAHLWRDERSLLGR, encoded by the coding sequence ATGTACTCGGAGACGCGCATCCCCAGCCTCCGCGCCGCACTGTGGGCATCCACCCCGGAACCGGTCCTATCGTCACCGTCCGCCGAGGCGTCATCGTCCGACGCGGCGGCTGTGAGCGCACCTTCCCTCATCGTGCCCGACGGGTGCATGGACCTCATCGTCATCGACTCCGAGGTCGTCATCGCCGGCGCCGACTCCACCGCGCGCACCTTCGCCGGTGCATCGACCCGCGGCGCACCGGCGCCGATCGTGGGACTGAGATTCGACCCCGGTGTGCTCCCGCAGCTGCTGGCGACCTCGGCGGCCGAGCTCGCCGACCGAGTCACTCCGCTCGATGCGGTGATCGGGCGCCTCACGACGGGTGCGGGGCAGGTTCGGTCCGTTGCCGATCCCGTGTCAGCATCAGACGGGCACTCCCACACCAGTCGGCTGCTGGCCGTCGCCGAGACCTTGGCCTCCCGGGTCGACATCGATCTCAGGCCCCTGGAGCTGGCGACGCTCCTGGGAGTCCGACAGGATCAGCAGCGAAGCGATATCGCCGAGGTGGCCGCCCGGTTCGCGTACTCGCCCCGGCAGCTGCGGAGGCTGTCGGCCGAATGGTTCGGCTACGGGCCCAAACACCTGTCGAAGGTTCTGCGATGGCAGGCCGCGCGAGCACTCATCGATGCCGGTCGCACCCGCACGGCGGCCGCAGCGGCGGCAGGCTACGCCGATGCAGCGCACCTGTGGCGAGACGAGAGGTCACTGCTCGGCCGGTGA
- a CDS encoding HAD domain-containing protein: protein MAAATPSPTSARRQERHVTVFLDVDGVLNSYPVPKLRIMAEGRKKLRAWDYELHYRPAVIAFFDRLVETHEVDVVWLSTWSQRCKTELEPKFGLRNSFAVIEMPDETHNRYADDPQLWWKARAMEDWLAAHEHGRAVWIDDDLAAPTTREYFIERYAPSRLKLIAPDFAQGLTKAHLKEIREFAYPKEDS from the coding sequence ATGGCAGCTGCAACCCCGTCGCCGACATCGGCACGTCGGCAGGAGCGGCACGTCACTGTCTTCCTCGATGTCGATGGGGTGCTCAACTCGTATCCGGTGCCCAAGCTGCGCATCATGGCCGAGGGCCGGAAGAAGCTGCGGGCCTGGGACTACGAGCTGCACTACAGGCCCGCCGTCATCGCGTTCTTCGATCGCCTCGTCGAGACCCACGAGGTCGACGTCGTGTGGCTCTCAACCTGGTCCCAGCGGTGCAAGACCGAACTGGAGCCGAAGTTCGGGCTGCGCAACTCCTTCGCGGTCATCGAGATGCCCGATGAGACCCACAATCGGTACGCCGACGATCCGCAGCTGTGGTGGAAGGCCCGCGCCATGGAGGACTGGCTCGCCGCGCACGAGCACGGCCGCGCCGTCTGGATCGACGACGACCTCGCGGCACCGACGACCCGTGAGTACTTCATCGAACGCTATGCACCGAGCCGACTCAAACTCATCGCTCCTGATTTCGCCCAGGGCCTGACGAAGGCGCACCTGAAGGAGATCAGGGAATTCGCCTACCCGAAAGAGGATTCATGA
- a CDS encoding glutamate racemase, translating to MTRIGLLDSGLGLLGTADALLHLAPHADLILAMDPDFTPYGSLSPEALEARALNSAAVLAEWEPDAIVIACNTASVQALEAVRARYEPEIPVIGTVPAVKMAAGTGQDFAIWATPATTGSAYQQNLIDTFAAEVAVSKVACPGLAEAINEADLVTIDAAIDAALNQMEPGVETIVLGCTHYGLVADRIMAARAGAITLFDSPIPVAKQTLRRIGVEAHGVGPNQPDTGMVIATFASGRLIRLPQSLAAYPAGRRLLTRERAVARTP from the coding sequence ATGACGCGCATCGGTCTGCTCGACTCAGGACTCGGGCTGCTCGGCACCGCCGATGCGCTCTTGCATCTGGCTCCGCATGCGGACCTGATCCTGGCGATGGACCCGGACTTCACCCCGTACGGCAGCCTCAGCCCGGAAGCGCTCGAGGCCAGGGCACTGAACTCGGCCGCGGTGCTCGCGGAGTGGGAACCCGATGCGATCGTCATCGCCTGCAACACCGCATCCGTCCAGGCCCTCGAAGCGGTCCGCGCCCGCTATGAGCCCGAAATCCCCGTCATCGGGACCGTGCCGGCGGTGAAGATGGCGGCCGGGACCGGGCAGGACTTCGCCATCTGGGCGACGCCTGCGACGACGGGCAGCGCCTACCAGCAGAACCTCATCGACACCTTCGCCGCCGAGGTGGCCGTGTCCAAGGTGGCATGTCCGGGACTGGCCGAGGCGATCAATGAGGCAGATCTCGTCACCATCGACGCCGCCATCGACGCGGCGCTGAACCAGATGGAGCCGGGCGTGGAGACCATCGTCCTCGGCTGCACCCACTACGGCCTCGTCGCGGATCGGATCATGGCCGCGCGCGCCGGAGCGATCACGCTGTTCGACTCCCCGATTCCGGTGGCGAAGCAGACGCTGCGCAGGATCGGAGTCGAGGCGCACGGCGTCGGACCGAATCAGCCCGACACGGGCATGGTCATCGCCACCTTCGCCTCGGGTCGGCTCATCCGGCTCCCGCAGTCACTGGCTGCCTACCCGGCCGGAAGACGCCTGCTGACGCGGGAACGGGCCGTGGCTCGGACCCCGTGA
- a CDS encoding slipin family protein, which produces MLVLSIIFGLIVLGAIGLGNSLRIVKQYERGVVFRLGRVSSDAKSPGMTAIVPFVDRLEKVNLQIITMPIPAQEGITRDNVTVRVDAVIYFKVVDPRKAIVDVEDYQLAVGQVAQTSLRSIIGQSELDDLLTNRERLNQGLAIMIDNPAVDWGVHIDRVEIKDVALPESMKRSMSRQAEAERERRSRVIIADGELQASNKLAEAAEAMSDTPSALQLRLLQTIVEVAAERNSTLVLPFPVELLRFLEGNTPKGTGGGGVTATSTSAEDAADGHSSQQSADIDEMMRALAASVKLTEEQAETDPVEADEPRHAPSEEERETGDRT; this is translated from the coding sequence ATGTTGGTCCTATCCATCATCTTCGGACTGATCGTGCTCGGTGCCATCGGCCTGGGAAACAGTCTGAGGATCGTCAAACAGTACGAGCGTGGTGTCGTGTTCCGCTTGGGGCGAGTCTCGAGCGACGCGAAATCGCCGGGCATGACGGCCATCGTGCCCTTCGTGGACAGGCTGGAGAAGGTCAATCTGCAGATCATCACCATGCCGATCCCCGCCCAGGAGGGAATCACCCGCGACAACGTCACGGTCCGGGTCGATGCTGTCATCTATTTCAAGGTCGTCGATCCGCGCAAGGCGATCGTCGACGTCGAGGACTATCAGCTCGCCGTCGGGCAGGTGGCGCAGACCTCGCTGCGCTCGATCATCGGCCAGAGCGAACTCGACGATCTTCTCACGAACCGCGAGCGGCTCAACCAGGGCCTGGCCATCATGATCGACAACCCGGCCGTCGACTGGGGTGTCCACATCGACCGGGTCGAGATCAAGGATGTCGCTCTGCCGGAGTCGATGAAGCGATCGATGTCGCGTCAGGCCGAAGCCGAACGCGAACGCCGTTCCCGTGTGATCATCGCCGATGGTGAGCTCCAGGCCTCGAACAAACTCGCTGAGGCCGCCGAGGCGATGTCGGACACTCCCTCGGCTCTGCAGCTGCGTCTGCTCCAGACCATCGTCGAAGTCGCCGCGGAGAGGAACTCGACCCTGGTCCTGCCCTTCCCCGTCGAGCTGCTGCGCTTCCTCGAGGGGAACACCCCGAAGGGCACCGGTGGCGGCGGTGTCACCGCCACGAGCACCTCGGCGGAGGACGCTGCTGACGGTCACTCCTCTCAGCAGTCGGCCGACATCGACGAGATGATGCGGGCCCTGGCCGCCTCGGTGAAGCTGACGGAGGAGCAGGCGGAGACCGACCCGGTAGAGGCAGACGAACCGAGACATGCTCCGAGCGAGGAAGAGCGGGAGACGGGAGACAGAACCTGA
- a CDS encoding HdeD family acid-resistance protein — MDLKRASRTVIVNGVIAFLVGLLMMVWPGATAEVVVRIFAAWLAVIAVSSLVLAPKGGRTGSLVARSVILILLGALIFFSPMFFAAFVTVLTGFAIIFFGFLAVTASLFIRRVGVRTWWLLTTIGIAGIVLGGFFLFAPQAGITALIFTLAAFIVVVGIALVALGWRLRKTAQAIRQDPHRKPPDDGGDIISGEVIE, encoded by the coding sequence ATGGACTTGAAGCGCGCCAGCAGAACAGTCATCGTCAACGGAGTCATCGCCTTCCTGGTCGGACTCCTCATGATGGTGTGGCCCGGAGCCACCGCCGAGGTGGTAGTGCGCATCTTCGCCGCCTGGCTGGCCGTGATCGCCGTCTCCTCCCTGGTCCTCGCACCGAAGGGCGGGCGCACGGGGAGTCTGGTGGCCCGGTCCGTCATCCTCATCCTCCTGGGTGCCCTCATCTTCTTCTCCCCTATGTTCTTCGCGGCCTTCGTCACCGTCCTGACCGGGTTCGCGATCATCTTCTTCGGCTTCCTCGCCGTCACCGCCTCGCTGTTCATCCGACGTGTGGGGGTGAGGACGTGGTGGCTGCTGACGACCATCGGAATTGCCGGAATCGTCCTCGGCGGCTTCTTCCTCTTCGCGCCCCAGGCCGGAATCACCGCGCTCATCTTCACCCTCGCGGCCTTCATCGTCGTCGTCGGCATCGCCCTCGTCGCTCTCGGCTGGCGTCTGCGGAAGACAGCTCAGGCCATCCGACAGGATCCGCACCGCAAGCCGCCGGACGACGGCGGCGACATCATCAGCGGCGAAGTCATCGAATAG
- a CDS encoding inorganic phosphate transporter yields MTQALAPETFTPTQTVGRSNDRRWHLAFGALLAITLIAFTLWSFDYVGSGAPRMVLITTVIFGAFMAFNIGGNDVANSFGTSVGAGTLTMKQALLVAAVFEVSGALLAGGEVTDTIKSGIVDLGAVSLDPMEFVYIMMAALLGAAVWLLLATRMGWPVSTTHSIIGGIIGASLTIGFVTGTGGFAMVQWSEVGMIAISWVLSPALGALVAFLIYGTIKKYVLGDALSHTLKPHMLAPTSGDAHAAEPATDFGTDAAKSNETTIGSHSTLQRWVPVIAAGAAVIITAMLLFKGLKNIDVAIGTVGGILVMAMIGLAVWMAVFVFAKTLRKQTVPRATYILFSWMQVFTASAFAFSHGSNDIANAIGPFAAVLDVLRTGTVDAEATVPFAAMLTCGIALIAGLWFIGRKVIATVGTKLTEIHPASGFAAELAAAGVVMAASISGLPVSSTHILIGAIIGVGLVNRSANWKLMKPIAMAWVITLPAAASIGAIGVLTIRTFFG; encoded by the coding sequence ATGACCCAGGCTCTGGCCCCGGAGACCTTCACACCGACGCAGACCGTCGGCCGCAGCAATGATCGCCGCTGGCACCTGGCCTTCGGTGCGCTGCTCGCGATCACCCTCATCGCCTTCACTCTGTGGTCATTCGACTACGTCGGCTCCGGCGCCCCTCGCATGGTGCTGATCACGACAGTCATCTTCGGCGCGTTCATGGCCTTCAACATCGGCGGCAACGATGTGGCCAACTCATTCGGCACCTCGGTGGGCGCAGGCACACTGACGATGAAGCAGGCTCTCCTCGTCGCAGCCGTGTTCGAAGTCAGCGGCGCTCTGCTCGCCGGCGGAGAGGTCACCGACACCATCAAGAGCGGAATCGTCGACCTCGGCGCCGTCTCCCTCGACCCGATGGAATTCGTCTACATCATGATGGCGGCCCTGCTCGGTGCCGCAGTGTGGCTGCTGCTCGCCACTCGCATGGGGTGGCCGGTCTCGACCACGCACTCGATCATCGGCGGCATCATCGGTGCTTCCCTGACCATCGGCTTCGTCACCGGCACCGGCGGATTCGCCATGGTGCAGTGGTCGGAGGTCGGCATGATCGCGATCTCCTGGGTCCTCTCCCCCGCACTCGGCGCCCTCGTCGCCTTCCTCATCTACGGCACGATCAAGAAGTACGTCCTCGGCGACGCCCTCTCTCACACCCTGAAGCCGCATATGCTGGCCCCGACCAGCGGCGACGCGCATGCCGCTGAGCCGGCAACCGATTTCGGGACCGATGCCGCGAAATCGAACGAGACGACGATCGGTTCGCACTCCACACTGCAGCGCTGGGTTCCGGTCATCGCCGCCGGTGCCGCGGTCATCATCACCGCGATGCTCCTGTTCAAGGGCCTGAAGAACATCGACGTGGCCATCGGCACCGTCGGCGGCATCCTCGTCATGGCGATGATCGGCCTCGCCGTGTGGATGGCGGTGTTCGTCTTCGCGAAGACCCTGCGCAAACAGACCGTGCCCCGGGCAACCTACATCCTCTTCTCCTGGATGCAGGTGTTCACCGCTTCGGCGTTCGCCTTCAGCCACGGCTCCAATGACATTGCGAACGCGATCGGGCCCTTCGCCGCCGTCCTCGACGTGCTCAGGACAGGGACAGTCGACGCCGAGGCGACCGTGCCGTTCGCGGCCATGCTCACCTGCGGAATCGCCCTCATCGCCGGCCTCTGGTTCATCGGCCGCAAGGTCATCGCCACGGTCGGGACCAAGCTCACAGAGATCCACCCGGCATCAGGCTTCGCCGCCGAACTCGCCGCCGCAGGCGTCGTCATGGCAGCCTCGATCAGCGGTCTGCCCGTCTCCTCGACCCACATCCTCATCGGTGCGATCATCGGCGTGGGTCTGGTCAACCGCTCGGCGAACTGGAAGCTCATGAAGCCGATCGCCATGGCCTGGGTCATCACACTGCCCGCCGC